One window from the genome of Micromonospora aurantiaca ATCC 27029 encodes:
- a CDS encoding DUF3618 domain-containing protein has protein sequence MTGNGTGDVAALREEIRRTRVELGETMELLAARADPKALVRHSAEAAKARMREQASLTAARVRGRAAERARLVRAQAYEKGEAVGRNPLPWAAIAAGALVTAVVLVIVRGRRR, from the coding sequence ATGACCGGTAACGGGACCGGGGACGTGGCGGCGCTCCGGGAGGAGATCCGCCGGACCCGGGTGGAGCTCGGTGAGACGATGGAGCTGCTCGCGGCCAGGGCCGATCCGAAGGCGCTGGTGCGGCACTCCGCCGAGGCGGCGAAGGCGCGGATGCGGGAGCAGGCGTCGCTGACCGCGGCCCGGGTGCGCGGGCGGGCGGCGGAGCGGGCCCGGCTGGTCCGGGCGCAGGCGTACGAGAAGGGTGAGGCGGTCGGGCGCAACCCGTTGCCGTGGGCGGCCATCGCGGCCGGCGCGCTGGTGACCGCGGTGGTGCTGGTGATCGTCCGAGGGAGGCGCAGGTGA
- a CDS encoding DUF4235 domain-containing protein, translating into MSGRVGKAAYKPVGVLLGLAAGAVAGAIFRQVWKVTAGDGEAPSATDEDRRWGEVLAAAALQGAIFSVVRAAVDRGGAVGVRRLTGRWPD; encoded by the coding sequence GTGAGTGGCAGGGTCGGCAAGGCGGCGTACAAGCCGGTGGGGGTGCTGCTCGGCCTGGCCGCCGGTGCCGTCGCCGGGGCGATCTTCCGTCAGGTCTGGAAGGTGACGGCGGGCGACGGCGAGGCGCCGAGCGCCACCGACGAGGACCGCCGCTGGGGCGAGGTGCTGGCCGCCGCGGCCCTGCAGGGGGCCATCTTCTCGGTGGTGCGGGCCGCCGTCGACAGGGGCGGGGCGGTGGGCGTACGCCGTCTGACCGGTCGCTGGCCGGACTGA
- a CDS encoding cold-shock protein — protein MAQGTVKWFNADKGFGFITVDGGGADVFVHFSAIQTSGYRTLEENQRVEFEIAQGQKGPQAEQVRPI, from the coding sequence ATGGCGCAGGGAACCGTGAAGTGGTTCAACGCTGACAAGGGCTTCGGCTTCATCACCGTCGACGGCGGGGGTGCTGACGTGTTCGTCCACTTCTCGGCCATCCAGACCAGCGGCTACCGCACGCTGGAGGAGAACCAGCGGGTGGAGTTCGAGATCGCCCAGGGTCAGAAGGGTCCGCAGGCCGAGCAGGTCCGCCCCATCTGA
- a CDS encoding aldo/keto reductase, with protein sequence MEQRSFDRLGRHVGIIGLGAWQLGADWGEVSEDAALAVLAAAVDAGVTFLDTADVYGDGRSEALIGRFLRSRPGHGLTVATKMGRRVEQTPEAYTLDNFRAWTDRSRANLGVDTLDLVQLHCPPTAVFADDRVFDALDTLVAEGRVAGYGVSVETCDQALTAIARPGVASVQIILNAVRHKPLERVLPAAAAAGVGIIARVPLASGLLSGRYDENTTFPANDHRTFNRHGESFDVGETFSGVDYDSGLEAVRRLAPLVGEDRTMAQFALRWVLDQPGVTVVIPGARSPEQARRNAEAAGQPALTEVELAAVRATYDELIRPQVHDRW encoded by the coding sequence GTGGAACAGCGCAGCTTCGACCGGCTCGGCCGGCACGTCGGCATCATCGGACTCGGCGCGTGGCAGCTCGGCGCGGACTGGGGCGAGGTCAGCGAGGACGCGGCGCTCGCCGTACTGGCCGCCGCCGTCGACGCGGGCGTCACCTTCCTGGACACCGCCGACGTGTACGGCGACGGCCGCAGCGAGGCCCTGATCGGCCGGTTCCTGCGCTCCCGCCCCGGACACGGGCTCACCGTGGCCACCAAGATGGGCCGCCGGGTCGAGCAGACGCCGGAGGCGTACACCCTCGACAACTTCCGGGCCTGGACCGACAGGTCCCGGGCCAACCTCGGCGTCGACACGCTCGACCTGGTGCAGCTGCACTGCCCGCCCACCGCCGTCTTCGCCGACGACCGGGTCTTCGACGCGCTCGACACCCTCGTCGCCGAGGGACGCGTGGCCGGGTACGGCGTCAGCGTGGAGACCTGCGACCAGGCGCTCACCGCCATCGCCCGGCCCGGTGTGGCGAGCGTGCAGATCATCCTCAACGCGGTCCGGCACAAGCCGCTGGAGCGGGTGCTGCCCGCCGCCGCTGCCGCCGGGGTCGGGATCATCGCCCGGGTGCCGCTGGCGAGCGGCCTGCTCTCCGGCCGGTACGACGAGAACACCACGTTCCCGGCGAACGACCACCGCACGTTCAACCGGCACGGCGAGTCGTTCGACGTGGGCGAGACGTTCTCCGGCGTGGACTACGACAGCGGCCTGGAGGCGGTACGCCGGCTCGCGCCGCTGGTCGGCGAGGACCGCACGATGGCACAGTTCGCGCTGCGGTGGGTTCTCGACCAGCCCGGCGTCACTGTGGTGATCCCCGGCGCCCGCTCCCCCGAGCAGGCGCGGCGCAACGCCGAGGCGGCCGGGCAGCCGGCACTGACCGAAGTGGAGCTGGCCGCGGTGCGGGCCACCTACGACGAGCTGATCCGCCCGCAGGTGCACGACCGGTGGTGA
- a CDS encoding trans-aconitate 2-methyltransferase yields the protein MWDPRTYLRYGDERSRPFHDLLARVGDEHPRAVVDLGCGPGTLTATLAARWPGSRVTGLDSSPEMIERATAEGGPVTYAVADVRDWRPEPDVDVLVGNAVLQWVPEHRDLLRRWAAALPAGAWMAFQVPGNFDAPSHRLLRSVAARDRWRDALAGKLREAPVDEPVGYATLLTGAGCAVDAWETTYVHLLPATGADHPVLAWMEGTALRPVRAALDAAGWAAFRAELGVRLAQAYPVRQGQVYFPFRRIFMVARTGARAEENS from the coding sequence ATGTGGGATCCGCGCACCTACCTGCGCTACGGCGACGAGCGCTCCCGGCCGTTCCACGACCTGCTGGCCCGCGTCGGCGACGAGCACCCGCGCGCCGTGGTCGACCTCGGCTGCGGCCCCGGCACCCTCACCGCCACGCTCGCCGCCCGCTGGCCCGGCAGCCGGGTCACCGGCCTGGACTCCTCCCCGGAGATGATCGAGCGCGCGACCGCCGAGGGCGGACCGGTCACGTACGCCGTCGCCGACGTCCGCGACTGGCGGCCGGAGCCCGACGTGGACGTGCTGGTCGGCAACGCCGTGCTCCAGTGGGTGCCGGAACACCGCGACCTGCTCCGCCGCTGGGCGGCCGCGCTGCCGGCCGGCGCCTGGATGGCGTTCCAGGTCCCCGGCAACTTCGACGCGCCGTCGCACCGGCTGCTGCGCTCCGTCGCCGCCCGGGACCGGTGGCGCGACGCGCTCGCCGGGAAGCTGCGCGAGGCCCCCGTCGACGAGCCCGTCGGCTACGCCACGCTGCTGACCGGCGCGGGCTGCGCGGTCGACGCCTGGGAGACTACGTACGTGCATCTGCTGCCCGCCACCGGCGCCGACCACCCGGTGCTGGCCTGGATGGAGGGCACCGCGCTGCGCCCGGTCCGCGCCGCGCTGGACGCCGCCGGCTGGGCCGCCTTCCGCGCCGAGCTGGGGGTACGGCTCGCGCAGGCGTACCCGGTGCGGCAGGGTCAGGTGTACTTCCCGTTCCGCCGGATCTTCATGGTGGCCCGCACCGGCGCCCGCGCAGAGGAGAACTCGTGA
- a CDS encoding adenosine deaminase produces MTDLPTFIAGLPKVELHVHHVGSASPRIVAELAARHEGRSPVPADPEALADYFAFRDFAHFIEVYLSVVDLIRDADDVWLLTHEVARELARQQVRYAELTVTPYSHVNRGIPAPAFCEAIEDARKRAEADFGIALRWCFDIPGEAGLPAAEQTLRIALDERPDGLISFGLGGPEIGVPRPQFKPWFDQARAAGLRSVPHAGETTGPETIWDALRELGAERIGHGISAAQDPALLTHLAERRIPLEISPTSNVRTRAVPSLDAHPLPLLVEAGVPVSINSDDPPMFGTTLNDEYAVAARLLRLGPDGVAALAREAVAAAFLTPAEQARITAEIDAYLASAAR; encoded by the coding sequence GTGACCGACCTGCCCACCTTCATCGCCGGACTACCAAAGGTGGAGCTGCACGTGCACCACGTCGGCTCGGCCTCGCCCCGGATCGTCGCCGAGCTGGCCGCCCGGCACGAGGGGCGCAGCCCGGTCCCGGCCGACCCGGAGGCGCTCGCCGACTACTTCGCGTTCCGCGACTTCGCCCACTTCATCGAGGTCTACCTCAGCGTCGTGGACCTGATCCGCGACGCCGACGACGTCTGGCTGCTCACCCACGAGGTCGCCCGGGAACTGGCCCGCCAGCAGGTCCGCTACGCCGAGCTGACCGTCACGCCGTACTCGCACGTCAACCGTGGCATCCCGGCGCCGGCGTTCTGCGAGGCGATCGAGGACGCCCGCAAGCGCGCCGAGGCCGACTTCGGCATCGCGCTGCGCTGGTGCTTCGACATCCCCGGCGAGGCCGGCCTGCCCGCCGCCGAGCAGACGCTGCGGATCGCACTCGACGAACGACCGGACGGGCTGATCAGCTTCGGCCTCGGCGGCCCCGAGATCGGGGTGCCCCGGCCGCAGTTCAAGCCGTGGTTCGACCAGGCGCGGGCGGCCGGGCTGCGTTCGGTGCCGCACGCCGGCGAGACCACCGGCCCGGAGACGATCTGGGACGCGCTGCGCGAACTGGGCGCCGAGCGGATCGGCCACGGCATCTCCGCCGCGCAGGACCCGGCGCTGCTGACCCACCTCGCCGAGCGGCGGATCCCGCTGGAGATCTCGCCGACGTCCAACGTGCGCACCCGCGCCGTGCCCAGCCTGGACGCGCACCCGCTGCCGCTGCTGGTCGAGGCCGGCGTGCCGGTCAGCATCAACTCCGACGACCCGCCGATGTTCGGCACCACGCTCAACGACGAGTACGCGGTGGCCGCCCGGCTGCTGCGGCTCGGCCCGGACGGGGTGGCCGCGCTGGCCCGGGAGGCGGTGGCCGCGGCGTTCCTGACGCCGGCCGAGCAGGCCCGGATCACCGCCGAGATCGACGCGTACCTGGCGAGCGCGGCACGCTGA
- a CDS encoding HAMP domain-containing sensor histidine kinase, with amino-acid sequence MCGLIALAFLVPLGLTLADRTREAELADAARRAALVTGALAVSTDTATIERAVAAAAGDDPAMRPVVHGIGADESAGRANPQVLADAAAQRRSVVTEVDGGVLRLDPVVLGDRVAVVEVFVPDEVLDSGGGGRWLLLLAIGLALVGAAVAVVDRVAARAVDATGDLVKAALAVGDGELGVRVEPTGPRELAEAGHAFNRMTERLVALRADEHELVADLSHRLRTPLTALRLDAEALESDDTSIGTFSEAELDRRRGIRRIRQAIVTLEGEVDQLIKTTRKAVAQESAPASCDVSEVVRDRMVFWSALAGDQNRPHRVVGAQLRIPAPVPRAELAAALDAVIGNVFRYTPQGTAFEVAVSRRDGWVAIRIDDAGAGIADPDRALRRGESDKGSTGLGLDIAKRVALQANGSVSIDRARLGGASVVMLLADPDAAPRPVNRFGLVGRMAREAREPRPGRRWPRPR; translated from the coding sequence CTGTGCGGCCTGATCGCGCTCGCCTTCCTCGTCCCGCTCGGGCTCACCCTCGCCGACCGCACCCGGGAGGCGGAACTGGCCGACGCCGCCCGCCGGGCCGCGCTGGTGACCGGCGCGCTGGCGGTCAGCACGGACACCGCGACGATCGAACGGGCGGTGGCCGCCGCGGCCGGCGACGATCCGGCCATGCGGCCGGTCGTGCACGGCATCGGCGCTGACGAGTCGGCCGGCCGCGCGAACCCGCAGGTGCTCGCCGACGCCGCCGCGCAGCGGCGGTCGGTGGTGACCGAGGTGGACGGCGGGGTGCTGCGGCTGGACCCGGTGGTGCTGGGTGACCGGGTCGCCGTGGTGGAGGTCTTCGTCCCCGACGAGGTGCTCGACTCCGGCGGCGGCGGGCGGTGGCTGCTGCTGCTCGCGATCGGCCTGGCGCTGGTCGGCGCGGCGGTCGCCGTGGTCGACCGGGTGGCGGCCCGGGCCGTGGACGCCACCGGCGACCTGGTCAAGGCGGCGCTCGCGGTGGGTGACGGCGAGCTGGGGGTACGGGTCGAGCCGACCGGCCCGCGTGAGCTGGCCGAGGCCGGGCACGCGTTCAACCGGATGACGGAACGACTGGTGGCGCTGCGCGCCGACGAGCACGAACTGGTCGCCGACCTGTCGCACCGGCTGCGTACGCCGCTGACCGCGCTGCGGCTGGACGCCGAGGCGCTGGAGTCCGACGACACGAGCATCGGCACGTTCAGCGAGGCGGAGCTGGACCGGCGGCGCGGCATCCGGCGTATCCGGCAGGCGATCGTCACGCTGGAGGGCGAGGTCGACCAGCTCATCAAGACGACCCGCAAGGCGGTCGCCCAGGAGTCGGCGCCGGCGTCGTGCGACGTGAGCGAGGTGGTCCGGGACCGGATGGTCTTCTGGTCGGCGCTGGCGGGTGACCAGAACCGGCCGCACCGGGTGGTCGGTGCGCAGTTGCGGATCCCGGCGCCGGTGCCCCGCGCCGAGCTGGCCGCCGCGCTGGACGCGGTGATCGGCAACGTGTTCCGGTACACGCCGCAGGGCACCGCGTTCGAGGTGGCGGTGAGCCGCCGGGACGGCTGGGTGGCGATCCGCATCGACGACGCCGGGGCCGGCATCGCCGACCCGGACCGGGCGTTGCGCCGGGGCGAGAGCGACAAGGGCTCCACCGGGCTCGGGCTGGACATCGCCAAGCGGGTCGCGTTGCAGGCGAACGGTTCGGTGAGCATCGACCGGGCCCGGCTCGGCGGGGCGAGTGTGGTGATGCTGCTGGCCGACCCGGACGCGGCGCCCCGGCCGGTGAACCGGTTCGGGCTGGTCGGGCGGATGGCCCGGGAGGCACGCGAGCCGCGTCCGGGGCGGCGCTGGCCGCGCCCGCGCTGA
- a CDS encoding response regulator transcription factor — protein sequence MATVLLVEDDHVVRGAMLRSLTDRGHAVHAVGTALDALRRVAAETPDLVVLDLGLPDLDGSDALRMLRGITDVPIIIATARDDEQSVVRLLRAGADDYMVKPFTGAHLDARITTVLRRAGRASRTVAPAVHTVGGLRVDVGERSAVLDGEALALTRKEFDLLAYLAARPGRVVSRRELLEEVWRQPSVGEDQTIDVHLYWLRRKMGESAAKPRYLRTVRGVGFRLVAPD from the coding sequence GTGGCAACCGTCCTGCTGGTCGAAGACGACCACGTCGTGCGCGGCGCCATGCTGCGGTCGCTGACCGACCGCGGGCACGCGGTGCACGCGGTCGGCACCGCGCTGGACGCACTGCGCCGGGTCGCCGCGGAGACGCCGGACCTGGTGGTGCTCGACCTCGGCCTGCCCGACCTGGACGGCTCGGACGCGCTGCGCATGCTGCGCGGCATCACCGATGTGCCGATCATCATCGCCACCGCCCGCGACGACGAGCAGTCGGTGGTACGGCTCCTGCGCGCCGGGGCGGACGACTACATGGTCAAGCCGTTCACCGGGGCGCACCTGGACGCCCGGATCACCACTGTGCTGCGGCGGGCCGGCCGGGCCAGCCGTACCGTCGCGCCGGCCGTGCACACGGTCGGCGGCCTGCGGGTGGACGTGGGCGAGCGCAGCGCGGTGCTGGACGGGGAGGCGCTGGCCCTGACCCGCAAGGAATTCGACCTGCTGGCGTATCTCGCCGCGCGTCCCGGCCGGGTAGTGTCCCGGCGGGAACTCTTGGAGGAGGTATGGCGGCAGCCATCGGTCGGCGAGGACCAGACCATCGACGTTCACCTGTACTGGCTCCGCCGCAAAATGGGCGAGTCCGCGGCGAAGCCGCGCTACCTGCGCACCGTGCGGGGGGTCGGCTTCCGGCTGGTGGCGCCGGACTGA
- a CDS encoding ADP-ribosylglycohydrolase family protein, producing the protein MTFTLFPDTRLTLARDALAGLSVGDALGSQFFVPGRHPDDLAAGRLPAPPWEWTDDTEMACSVVAELAADGRIDRDRLALAFAQRCEPYRGYGPGAVTVLRLIRTGTPWPVAAASAFDGQGSCGNGAAMRVAPLGAWHADSTRRAAEQARASAEVTHAHPEGVAGAVAVAVAAALAARARLDGGRPDPARLLTAVAGALDPAGEVHRGVRRAAALLGHSAAEAADALGNGSRVTAQDTVPFTLWVAATLLHDYPAAIRACVEAGGDVDTTAAIVGGIVAAYTGVGAPGGVPEGWLTAREPLPTWLPTPA; encoded by the coding sequence ATGACGTTCACGCTCTTCCCCGACACCCGCCTCACGCTCGCCCGCGACGCGCTGGCCGGCCTGTCGGTGGGCGACGCCCTCGGCTCCCAGTTCTTCGTCCCCGGCCGGCACCCGGACGACCTCGCCGCCGGGCGGCTGCCCGCGCCGCCGTGGGAGTGGACCGACGACACCGAGATGGCGTGCTCGGTGGTGGCCGAGCTGGCCGCCGACGGCCGCATCGACCGGGACCGGCTGGCGCTGGCGTTCGCGCAGCGCTGCGAGCCGTACCGGGGGTACGGGCCGGGCGCGGTGACGGTGCTGCGGCTGATCCGCACCGGCACGCCCTGGCCGGTGGCCGCCGCGTCCGCGTTCGACGGGCAGGGCTCCTGCGGCAACGGCGCCGCCATGCGTGTCGCGCCGCTCGGCGCCTGGCACGCCGATTCCACCCGCCGCGCCGCCGAGCAGGCCCGCGCCTCCGCCGAGGTGACACACGCCCACCCGGAGGGCGTCGCCGGTGCGGTGGCGGTCGCGGTCGCCGCCGCGCTCGCCGCCCGCGCCCGCCTCGACGGCGGCCGCCCCGACCCGGCCCGGCTGCTCACCGCCGTCGCCGGGGCGCTCGACCCGGCCGGTGAGGTGCACCGGGGCGTACGCCGGGCCGCCGCGCTGCTCGGTCACTCCGCCGCCGAGGCGGCCGACGCGCTCGGCAACGGCTCCCGGGTCACCGCGCAGGACACCGTGCCGTTCACGCTGTGGGTCGCCGCCACGCTGCTGCACGACTACCCCGCCGCGATCCGCGCCTGCGTCGAGGCGGGCGGCGACGTGGACACCACAGCCGCGATCGTGGGCGGGATCGTTGCCGCGTACACCGGGGTGGGCGCGCCGGGCGGCGTGCCGGAGGGCTGGCTGACCGCCCGCGAGCCGCTCCCCACCTGGCTCCCCACTCCCGCCTGA
- a CDS encoding DUF1775 domain-containing protein translates to MRMIRQGRWAAALLAAVLAGTVGWPGAANAAGVTVTTSPAQVRQGDAIELSVLVPADKPGTRTTRIELTMPADAPIGEVYPLSVPDWAPTITTRTLDQPVPGMHAAELNQVTHSVSWLRMPGTGTGAARLPLGMGPMPATDRLTFTVTQTYDDGTVVRWADPAGGAHPAPTLDLLPPLPGTVTHDGGAGTNGGAHGGHGAAGAPGDAGGAQGGAPGGTAPAAGAADDGPSADLLLGGGLLAGLAGGAAIGWLLSRRRRDTMTLPPDDSPSPDEPAATGRPDTDPRSGSPEPAPAPAADVPATVEPVPAGGARRNA, encoded by the coding sequence ATGAGGATGATCCGTCAGGGCCGGTGGGCGGCTGCGCTGCTGGCGGCCGTACTCGCCGGGACGGTGGGCTGGCCGGGCGCGGCGAACGCGGCCGGGGTGACCGTCACGACCTCGCCCGCCCAGGTACGCCAGGGCGACGCGATCGAACTGTCGGTGCTGGTCCCGGCGGACAAGCCCGGCACCCGGACCACCCGGATCGAGCTGACCATGCCCGCGGACGCCCCGATCGGCGAGGTGTACCCGCTGTCGGTGCCGGACTGGGCGCCGACCATCACGACCCGCACGCTCGACCAGCCGGTCCCCGGCATGCACGCGGCCGAACTGAACCAGGTGACCCACTCGGTGAGCTGGCTGCGGATGCCCGGCACCGGCACCGGGGCGGCCCGGCTGCCGCTGGGCATGGGACCGATGCCCGCCACCGACCGGCTCACGTTCACCGTGACGCAGACGTACGACGACGGCACTGTGGTCCGATGGGCGGACCCGGCGGGTGGCGCGCACCCCGCGCCGACGCTCGACCTGCTGCCGCCGCTGCCGGGCACCGTGACGCACGACGGCGGCGCCGGTACGAACGGCGGCGCGCACGGCGGTCACGGCGCCGCGGGTGCCCCCGGCGATGCCGGTGGGGCGCAGGGCGGCGCACCGGGCGGCACGGCACCGGCGGCCGGTGCGGCGGACGACGGGCCGAGCGCGGACCTGCTGCTCGGCGGCGGCCTGCTCGCCGGGCTGGCCGGTGGCGCGGCGATCGGCTGGCTGCTCAGCCGCCGCCGGCGCGACACCATGACCCTCCCGCCCGACGACAGCCCTTCCCCCGACGAGCCCGCCGCCACCGGACGCCCGGACACGGACCCCCGCTCCGGCTCCCCCGAGCCGGCCCCCGCCCCCGCCGCCGACGTCCCCGCGACCGTCGAGCCCGTCCCCGCTGGTGGTGCGCGCCGGAACGCATGA
- the thrS gene encoding threonine--tRNA ligase: MSAPRTPVVADPVVVAAGTTAADAVAAAGLPMSGPKAIVVVRDPQGQLRDLDWRPAEDVAVEPVTLDSPDGLNVLRHSTAHVLAQAVQDVFPDAKLGIGPPIENGFYYDFGVDKPFQPDDLTKLEKRMQEIVKSGQRFRRRRFADLDEARSELAAEPYKLELIEVKGEGLDSSEVMEVGGGELTIYDNLAANEDKVCWSDLCRGPHLPNTRLIGAFKLMRSAAAYWRGSEKNPQLQRVYGTAWPTRDELKAYLKLLEEAARRDHRKLGADLDLFSFPDEIGSGLPVFHPKGGVLKRVMEDYVRARHVEEGFDYVGTPHISKEGLFHTSGHLPYYKDTMFPPMEMEGSDYYLKAMNCPMHNLIYRSRGRSYRQLPIRLFEFGTVYRYEKSGVIHGLTRVRGFTQDDSHSYCTREQAPSEIKHLLGFVLSLLRDFGIDDFYLELSTRDESKPDKFVGSDSDWATATAVLEQCGLETGLELVPDPGGAAFYGPKISVQAKDAIGRTWQMSTIQYDFNQPKGFGLEYQAADGTRQQPVMIHCAKFGSIERFIGVLTEHYAGAFPAWLAPVQVVGIPIRDEHGDYLVDFAATLRRHGIRAEVDLGDERMQKKIRNAQQQKIPFMVIAGDDDVAAGTVSFRYRDGSQRNGVPVDEAVAHVREVVESRTNAGPTATAAE; the protein is encoded by the coding sequence GTGTCCGCACCCCGTACCCCCGTCGTGGCCGACCCCGTCGTCGTCGCCGCCGGGACCACGGCGGCCGACGCGGTGGCCGCGGCCGGCCTGCCGATGAGCGGGCCGAAGGCGATCGTGGTGGTCCGCGATCCGCAGGGCCAGCTGCGTGACCTGGACTGGCGCCCGGCCGAGGACGTCGCGGTCGAGCCGGTCACGCTGGACAGCCCGGACGGGCTGAACGTGCTGCGCCACTCCACCGCCCACGTGCTGGCCCAGGCCGTGCAGGACGTCTTCCCGGACGCCAAGCTCGGCATCGGCCCGCCGATCGAGAACGGCTTCTACTACGACTTCGGCGTCGACAAGCCGTTCCAGCCGGACGACCTGACCAAGCTCGAGAAGCGCATGCAGGAGATCGTCAAGTCCGGCCAGCGGTTCCGCCGCCGCCGGTTCGCCGACCTGGACGAGGCGCGGTCCGAGCTGGCCGCCGAGCCGTACAAGCTGGAGCTGATCGAGGTCAAGGGGGAGGGGCTGGACTCCTCCGAGGTGATGGAGGTGGGCGGCGGCGAGCTGACCATCTACGACAACCTCGCCGCGAACGAGGACAAGGTCTGCTGGTCGGACCTGTGCCGGGGCCCGCACCTGCCGAACACCCGGCTGATCGGCGCGTTCAAGCTGATGCGCTCGGCCGCCGCGTACTGGCGCGGGTCGGAGAAGAACCCGCAGCTCCAGCGCGTGTACGGCACGGCGTGGCCGACCCGGGACGAGCTCAAGGCGTACCTGAAGCTTCTGGAGGAGGCCGCCCGCCGCGACCACCGCAAGCTCGGCGCGGACCTCGACCTGTTCAGCTTCCCCGACGAGATCGGGTCCGGCCTGCCGGTCTTCCACCCCAAGGGCGGCGTGCTCAAGCGGGTGATGGAGGACTACGTCCGCGCGCGGCACGTCGAGGAGGGCTTCGACTACGTCGGCACGCCGCACATCTCCAAGGAAGGTCTCTTCCACACCTCGGGACACCTGCCCTACTACAAGGACACGATGTTCCCGCCCATGGAGATGGAGGGCAGCGACTACTACCTCAAGGCCATGAACTGCCCGATGCACAACCTGATCTACCGGTCGCGCGGGCGGTCCTACCGGCAACTGCCGATCCGCCTGTTCGAGTTCGGGACGGTCTACCGGTACGAGAAGTCGGGCGTCATCCACGGCCTGACCCGGGTACGCGGCTTCACCCAGGACGACTCGCACTCCTACTGCACCCGCGAGCAGGCGCCGTCCGAGATCAAGCACCTGCTCGGCTTCGTGCTCAGCCTGCTGCGTGATTTCGGCATCGACGACTTCTACCTGGAGCTGTCGACCCGCGACGAGTCGAAGCCGGACAAGTTCGTCGGCTCCGACTCCGACTGGGCGACCGCGACCGCCGTACTGGAGCAGTGCGGGCTGGAGACCGGCCTGGAACTGGTGCCGGACCCGGGCGGCGCGGCGTTCTACGGCCCGAAGATCTCCGTGCAGGCCAAGGACGCGATCGGCCGGACCTGGCAGATGTCGACCATCCAGTACGACTTCAACCAGCCCAAGGGCTTCGGGCTGGAGTACCAGGCCGCCGACGGCACCCGGCAGCAGCCGGTGATGATCCACTGCGCCAAGTTCGGGTCGATCGAGCGGTTCATCGGCGTGCTCACCGAGCACTACGCGGGCGCGTTCCCGGCCTGGCTGGCGCCGGTGCAGGTGGTCGGCATCCCGATCCGCGACGAGCACGGCGACTACCTGGTCGACTTCGCCGCGACGCTGCGCCGGCACGGCATCCGGGCCGAGGTCGACCTGGGCGACGAGCGGATGCAGAAGAAGATCCGCAACGCGCAGCAGCAGAAGATCCCGTTCATGGTGATCGCCGGTGACGACGACGTGGCCGCCGGCACCGTCTCGTTCCGCTACCGGGACGGCTCGCAGCGCAACGGCGTACCGGTCGACGAGGCGGTGGCGCACGTCCGCGAGGTGGTGGAGTCGCGCACCAACGCCGGTCCCACCGCCACCGCCGCCGAGTAG
- a CDS encoding HIT family protein yields the protein MTGAERHTGYGGDDGLADGLDRLWTPHRMTYISGEDRPEGGYEKPAGCPFCLAPGLPAEESLVVARGEHVFAVLNLYPYNPGHLLVCPYRHVADYTELDEPETVELAAFTKAAMRVVRHVSSAHGFNLGMNQGGVAGAGIAAHLHQHVVPRWGGDANFMPVIGRTKVLPQLLADTRELLAKAWAAA from the coding sequence GTGACAGGGGCGGAGCGGCACACCGGGTACGGCGGCGACGACGGTCTGGCGGACGGGCTGGACCGGCTCTGGACGCCGCACCGGATGACCTACATCTCCGGCGAGGACCGTCCCGAGGGCGGCTACGAGAAGCCGGCCGGCTGCCCGTTCTGCCTCGCGCCCGGCCTGCCGGCCGAGGAGAGCCTGGTGGTCGCCCGGGGCGAGCACGTCTTCGCTGTGCTCAACCTCTACCCGTACAACCCGGGGCACCTGCTGGTCTGCCCCTACCGGCACGTGGCCGACTACACCGAGCTGGACGAGCCGGAGACGGTCGAGCTGGCCGCGTTCACCAAGGCCGCCATGCGGGTGGTCCGGCACGTCTCCAGCGCGCACGGCTTCAACCTTGGCATGAACCAGGGTGGCGTGGCGGGCGCGGGCATCGCCGCGCACCTGCACCAGCACGTGGTGCCGCGCTGGGGCGGCGACGCCAACTTCATGCCGGTGATCGGCCGGACGAAGGTGCTGCCGCAACTGCTCGCCGACACCCGGGAGCTGCTCGCCAAGGCGTGGGCGGCGGCCTGA